The genomic region ATAATTAATTAAAAAACCTCTCATCAAGAGATGAGAGGTTTAAATAATCAAATCACAAAATGAAGTTAATTAATTTTGATTTTTTTCTTGAATTTGTACAATTTTCTTTTTCAAAGCTTCAGTAAGACTGGCAAGTCCACCATTTAAAGTGCTAGCAAAATCATCACGTAAGGTTGCGGCTTGACTTAATCCTTCAACCATAAAATCAACAACTTTATAGCTTTCACCCTCTTTACGTAATCTCCAATCTACTCGAATTTTATCAGATGCTTTTGATCCTGTAATTACGGATTGTACGGTGGCATAATCACCTGCCACATTTGTTGTTTTTAATACTTCAAGTTTTTCACCAGAATAACTGGATAAAAGAGCAGCAAAATTTTTGGCATTGTAGTCGCGAAATGTTTTAAGATATTCTGCTTTATCTGCCTCAGATGCATTATTCCAATGGCGGCCCACAATAAATTTACCCATGCTGTCAATATCAGCATAATTATCAAGAAAATGACGCATTAATTTTTCGCGTTCATTAAAACCATTTGATTTATTTGATAAAGTTGCAATTGCTTCTTCTGCTAAACCTTTAATAAACGCATCAGGTGTAATAGCTGCATAAGTTAAAGAAGATATAGAAAAATTCGAAATAAAAATAAAAGTTAAAACAACCCACAGCTGTTTAAAATTTATTAAGGATTTACTTAACTGAGTCATCGTATAAAAATCTCCGGCCTAAATATGCCAATAAATTATTTGTTAGTTTACAGCAAATTCTATATGCTTTTAGTTAAAGATGCATTAAATAAAAGCAACAAAATGTAACCCAATGTTTAGATACCATACTCATTAATAAAACTCTAGTTTTCTGTGTTTATTTAATATGGGGGATAATGAATATGTTGCAAAAAGACAACATTTTATAGAGAGATCAAAGGCTTAAACCCAGCGTTCAGCATAATGACAAGCGACAAGCTGCTCTTTAACTTTACGTAGTTCTGGAAATTTTTGAACGCATTCTTCGGTTGCATGAGGACATCTTTTGTGAAAGGCGCACCCACTAGGTGGATTAAAGGGGGAAGGAAGCTCTCCTTTAATAATTTCTTTTTTCATTCTTAAAGCTGGATCAACAGAAGGTGTGCTACTTAAAAGAGCACGCGTATAAGGATGAAGAGGGGTATGATAAATAGATCTTTTTGACCCATATTCAACCGGACGTCCAAGGTACATAACAAGCACATCATCTGCAATATGTTTAACCACACTTAAATCATGAGAAATAAAAAGATAAGCAAGGTTAAATTCTTTTTGTAATTCAAGCATTAAATTTAAAACTTGGGCCCGAATAGAAACATCAAGAGCAGAAACAGGTTCATCAGCTACAACAATTTTGGGTTTCAGCATTAAAGCCCGGGCTATAGCAACTCTTTGACGTTGTCCACCAGAAAACATATGGGGATAACGGTTATAATGTTCTGGCCTTAAGCCAACTTTAGCCATAAGATTTCTGGCAGTTTCTTCTCGTTCTTGAGCATTAAGTCCAGTATTAATTTTTAAAGGTTCTTCTAAAATAGTTCCAATTTTTTTACGCGGATTTAAAGATGCATACGGATTTTGAAAAACCATTTGAACAACAGGTCTTAATTTTTTTAAGGTATAAGAATTTGCACCTATAATATTATGTTCTTCAATACGCAACATACCTGTAGCAGGTGGTTCAATCATTGTGATCATACGCGCTAAAGTTGATTTACCAGAACCAGATTCACCCACCACAGCAAGTGTTTTACCCTGGGTAAGAGTAAAGCTGACTTTTGATACTGCTCTTAGAATCGCAGGAGATTTAAATAAGCCTGTTTTGACAAGATAATATTGTCCAAGATCTTTGGCTTCAAGTAAAGGTGTGTCGTTGGACTTCATCATAATATTATTTCAAAGGTTCATTAAGTGGAAAATGACATCTATATTGGGTATTTGTAATACCCTCTATCAAAGGAATTTCTTGTTGGCAACGTATTTGCGCATATTGACAACGGGGATGAAAAAGACATCCTGAAGGACGGTCATAAACACCAGGTACGACACCAGGAATAGTTGGTAATTTTTCACCTTCAATAGAACGTTCAGGCAAAGCATTAAGAAGAGCTGCTGTATAGGGATGATGGGGACGGAAGAAAATTTTGTTTGAATCTTGCATTTCCATCTGTTGTCCGGCATACATCACCATAACCTTTTCAGACATTTCTGCAACAACACCCATATCATGGGTAATTAAAATTAGACCCATATTGCGCTCTTTACGAAGTACTCGAAGAAGATCTAGAATTTGAGCTTGAATTGTAACATCTAAAGCTGTTGTTGGTTCATCAGCAATAAGAAGACGTGGGTTACAGGCAATAGCCATTGCAATCATAATCCGTTGATTCATCCCCCCAGAAAGCTGGTGAGGAAAAGAATCTAGTCGGCTTTTGGGATCTGAAATACCTACTTGGTCAAGAAGTTCAATAGCTCTTTTACGAAGAAGCCGTTTGCTCCCGCCTTCATGAATGGCAAGCGTTTCCATAATTTGAAACCCAGTTGTAAAACAAGGGTTAAGACTGCTTGTTGGCTCTTGAAAGATCATGGCAATATCTTTGCCAAGTATTTTTCGTCGTTCAGTGGTAGATAATGAAAAAAGATTTTTGCCATTAAAACTTAATTTATCAGCTTTAATTTTTCCTGGCCATGGAACTAGTCCCATAAGAGCGAGCATGGCCATACTTTTTCCAGAACCCGATTCACCTACAATACCTAATGTTTCACCTTGATTTAAGGTGATAGTCAAATTATCAACTGCTTTAAAGGTTGTTGTGTCAGAGATAGGGAATTCAACAGATAAATTTTTAATTTCTAATAAATTCATAATATTTTAACATTATTTTTAACGTTTTAATCGAGGGTCAAGTGCATCTCTTAGCCCATCCCCCATAAGATTAAAAGCAAGGACAGTAAACAAAATAACTAAACCTGGAAAGGTTACAACCCACCATGCTGATTGTACAAATTCAAATGATCCTGCTAACATTGTACCCCATTCTGGTGTTGGAGGCTGTGCGCCATAACCTAAAAAACCTAGAGCGGCAGCATCTAAAATAGCACTAGAAAAACTTAAACTTGCTTGAACAATTAAAGGTGCAACACAATTTGGTAAAATAGTTAAAAACATTAACCGTAAAGTACTTGCCCCTGCAACTCTGGATGCAATTACATATTCTTTAGAAAATTCTGCTAGAACTGATGCTCGTACCAATCGTGCATAATTAGGTAAGACAGTAATAGCAATAGCAATCATTGCGTTTGTTAAACTTTTTTCCAAAATGGCAATAATAACTAAAGCCATTAAAAGGCTAGGTAAGGCTTGGATAACATCCATAGCTCTCATAATAACAAAATCTATCCAGCCTCGAAAAAATCCTGAGGTTAGACCTAAAATAACCCCAAACATCAATGAGATTGTAACAACAATAAAGCCAATGAAAAGCGATAATCTTGCCCCATGAATAAGTCTAGAAAGTATATCTCGACCTAAAGAGTCCGTACCTAAAATAAAAGAAGAAGAACCACCTTCGACCCATGAGGGAGGTAAAAGTAAAGCATCACGATATTGCTCGATAGGATTATAAGGCGCTATATAATCTGCAAATATAGCTAAAAATAGAATAATTGTAATAACACATAGACCTATTAAAGCACCATGATTTTGGCGAAAATGTTGCCAAAACTCTTTTAATGGTCCTGGTGGTGTTGCCATTATGGTAAGGGATGAAGGAGAGGTTACTTGTTCAACGTGCATGGCGAATACGAGGATTAATTAGACCATAAAGAAGATCAACAGTTAAATTAACAAGCATGACAAAAGTGGCAACAAGTAAAACAGCACCTTGAAGTACAGGATAGTCACGTCGATCCAAAGAATTAATAAGCCATTTGCCAATTCCAGGCCACGAAAAAATAGTTTCCGTCAAAACGGCACCAGCAAGGAGAGTCCCCGTTTGCAATCCAATAACTGTAATAACAGGAATAAGAGCATTCCTTAAAGCGTGAATTACAATAACCCGCCATGGTCTTAACCCTTTAGCTTTTGCAGTGCGTATATAATCTTCGTTTAAGACTTCAATCATTGAAGATCTTGTCATGCGAGCAATAATTGCTAGTGGAATTGTTCCCAAGGCAATTGTGGGTAAGATCATATGATGTAACGCGGAAAAAAATGCGTCATAATCACCTGCAAGAAGACAGTCAAGCAATAAAAATCCAGTTTTTTGTTCAATAAAATATTGTACATCAAGCCGTCCCGATACAGGTGTTAAATCAAGATGAAGAGAGAAAAATAAAATTAAAAGTAATCCCCACCAAAAAATTGGCATAGATTGTCCAGTTAAAGCTGCTGTCATAACTGTGTGATCAACAGTTCTACCTCTTCTGATAGCTGCAATAATACCAGCAGGAATTCCAACAATCATTCCAAATAACATAGCAACAAGTGCAAGCTCAACGGTCGCTGGAAATCTGGATAAAAATTCATGCATTACGGGTTCATTTGTGACAACAGATAGGCCTAAATCACCATGAAAAACTTGCCATATATATTTGCCATATTGCTCCCATAAACGGCGATCAAAGCCAAGACGTTGTAACATTTCGGCATGCCAACGTGGATCTACAGCACGTTCCCCTAACATAGCTTCAATAGGATCACCTGGTAAAAGACGTACCATTCCAAAGGTTAGAAGTGTAACCCCAAAAAATGTTGGAATTAATAGACAAATTCGGCTTAAAATAAAACGCAGCATAAATAATCGAAAGTAAATTTCAAAAAGAATGAGTTAAAAGATATTATACACTAAAAGTAAAGGTGACCTATCGTCAAGCTAAACTTATAGGTCACCTTATTAAATTAAAAAGCTATAAT from Alphaproteobacteria bacterium harbors:
- a CDS encoding ABC transporter permease subunit, which gives rise to MATPPGPLKEFWQHFRQNHGALIGLCVITIILFLAIFADYIAPYNPIEQYRDALLLPPSWVEGGSSSFILGTDSLGRDILSRLIHGARLSLFIGFIVVTISLMFGVILGLTSGFFRGWIDFVIMRAMDVIQALPSLLMALVIIAILEKSLTNAMIAIAITVLPNYARLVRASVLAEFSKEYVIASRVAGASTLRLMFLTILPNCVAPLIVQASLSFSSAILDAAALGFLGYGAQPPTPEWGTMLAGSFEFVQSAWWVVTFPGLVILFTVLAFNLMGDGLRDALDPRLKR
- a CDS encoding dipeptide ABC transporter ATP-binding protein, which encodes MMKSNDTPLLEAKDLGQYYLVKTGLFKSPAILRAVSKVSFTLTQGKTLAVVGESGSGKSTLARMITMIEPPATGMLRIEEHNIIGANSYTLKKLRPVVQMVFQNPYASLNPRKKIGTILEEPLKINTGLNAQEREETARNLMAKVGLRPEHYNRYPHMFSGGQRQRVAIARALMLKPKIVVADEPVSALDVSIRAQVLNLMLELQKEFNLAYLFISHDLSVVKHIADDVLVMYLGRPVEYGSKRSIYHTPLHPYTRALLSSTPSVDPALRMKKEIIKGELPSPFNPPSGCAFHKRCPHATEECVQKFPELRKVKEQLVACHYAERWV
- a CDS encoding ABC transporter substrate-binding protein encodes the protein MTQLSKSLINFKQLWVVLTFIFISNFSISSLTYAAITPDAFIKGLAEEAIATLSNKSNGFNEREKLMRHFLDNYADIDSMGKFIVGRHWNNASEADKAEYLKTFRDYNAKNFAALLSSYSGEKLEVLKTTNVAGDYATVQSVITGSKASDKIRVDWRLRKEGESYKVVDFMVEGLSQAATLRDDFASTLNGGLASLTEALKKKIVQIQEKNQN
- a CDS encoding ABC transporter permease subunit; this encodes MLRFILSRICLLIPTFFGVTLLTFGMVRLLPGDPIEAMLGERAVDPRWHAEMLQRLGFDRRLWEQYGKYIWQVFHGDLGLSVVTNEPVMHEFLSRFPATVELALVAMLFGMIVGIPAGIIAAIRRGRTVDHTVMTAALTGQSMPIFWWGLLLILFFSLHLDLTPVSGRLDVQYFIEQKTGFLLLDCLLAGDYDAFFSALHHMILPTIALGTIPLAIIARMTRSSMIEVLNEDYIRTAKAKGLRPWRVIVIHALRNALIPVITVIGLQTGTLLAGAVLTETIFSWPGIGKWLINSLDRRDYPVLQGAVLLVATFVMLVNLTVDLLYGLINPRIRHAR
- a CDS encoding ABC transporter ATP-binding protein, producing the protein MNLLEIKNLSVEFPISDTTTFKAVDNLTITLNQGETLGIVGESGSGKSMAMLALMGLVPWPGKIKADKLSFNGKNLFSLSTTERRKILGKDIAMIFQEPTSSLNPCFTTGFQIMETLAIHEGGSKRLLRKRAIELLDQVGISDPKSRLDSFPHQLSGGMNQRIMIAMAIACNPRLLIADEPTTALDVTIQAQILDLLRVLRKERNMGLILITHDMGVVAEMSEKVMVMYAGQQMEMQDSNKIFFRPHHPYTAALLNALPERSIEGEKLPTIPGVVPGVYDRPSGCLFHPRCQYAQIRCQQEIPLIEGITNTQYRCHFPLNEPLK